A stretch of Thermotoga sp. SG1 DNA encodes these proteins:
- a CDS encoding NAD(P)/FAD-dependent oxidoreductase, producing MKRLGIIGFGASAIGFIHGLIESGKINNYRITILERGKDYAHNTISGVRMDGKIFISHGMGGEIYIPLEIQAKTVEFYLKFSGYRPTVDRREGLVNYLRSFERDGKKIEFGESFSSEKVYKLFYHHGFEPVKSYFFHLGTDILKETNENIYRHFSSFENVEFLFGVTAEDVDFGPPHRVHTEKGDFEFDELVIAVGRSGHRLMERLKEKYPQLVKPNQFVDIGIRYELPNHVMDPFSDMYEVKIRYRTKTGYICRIFCQNPAGKVTLEKYEDFTTVNGYSDSLHKTENTNFAILVTTRFTEPFKDPTGYGVNLAKLANILAGDREKVILQTYGDFKEFRRTKRLGRVRPTLDPESYILGDANLVFPSKIRESLVDFVENLDRVIPGAAYFDNLLYAVEVKFYTNKFLNDVVENLHVIGDCSGWTRSIQYATSMGYMRAMGMKIQTL from the coding sequence TTGAAGAGACTCGGAATCATCGGCTTTGGTGCGAGTGCGATCGGTTTCATCCACGGCCTCATAGAGAGTGGAAAGATAAACAACTACAGGATCACCATCCTTGAGAGGGGAAAAGATTACGCCCACAACACCATCTCCGGCGTGAGGATGGACGGAAAGATCTTCATCTCCCACGGCATGGGAGGCGAGATCTACATCCCCCTCGAAATCCAGGCAAAGACGGTGGAGTTTTACCTGAAGTTTTCTGGCTACAGACCAACCGTTGACAGAAGAGAGGGCCTTGTGAACTATCTGAGATCCTTCGAAAGAGACGGAAAAAAGATCGAATTTGGAGAGTCCTTTTCGAGCGAGAAGGTCTACAAACTCTTCTACCACCACGGTTTTGAGCCGGTGAAGTCGTACTTTTTCCATCTGGGAACGGACATCCTCAAAGAGACGAACGAGAACATATACAGGCACTTTTCTTCGTTCGAAAACGTCGAATTTCTCTTCGGAGTCACCGCAGAAGACGTGGATTTCGGACCACCCCACAGGGTGCACACCGAAAAGGGAGACTTCGAGTTCGACGAACTCGTGATCGCCGTTGGAAGAAGTGGGCACAGACTCATGGAACGTCTCAAGGAGAAGTACCCACAGCTTGTAAAACCGAACCAGTTCGTCGACATCGGAATCAGATACGAACTTCCAAACCACGTGATGGATCCTTTCTCCGACATGTACGAGGTGAAGATCCGCTACAGAACAAAAACGGGTTACATCTGTAGGATCTTCTGTCAGAATCCAGCCGGGAAGGTGACACTGGAAAAGTACGAGGACTTCACCACGGTGAACGGATACTCGGACAGTCTTCACAAGACGGAGAACACGAACTTTGCCATCCTGGTCACCACGCGCTTTACGGAGCCGTTCAAAGATCCCACGGGTTACGGAGTGAATCTTGCAAAACTCGCGAACATCCTCGCAGGAGACAGAGAAAAAGTGATCCTTCAAACCTACGGTGATTTCAAAGAGTTCAGAAGAACCAAAAGACTCGGAAGGGTCCGTCCCACCTTGGACCCAGAAAGTTACATCCTCGGAGATGCAAACCTCGTGTTCCCTTCGAAGATAAGAGAGTCTCTTGTGGACTTCGTTGAAAACCTCGACAGGGTGATACCGGGGGCTGCCTACTTCGACAACCTGCTCTACGCGGTCGAGGTGAAATTCTACACCAACAAGTTTCTTAACGACGTGGTGGAAAACCTTCACGTCATCGGAGACTGTTCAGGCTGGACAAGGTCCATCCAGTACGCCACATCGATGGGCTACATGAGAGCGATGGGGATGAAGATTCAGACCCTGTGA